A portion of the Verrucomicrobiota bacterium genome contains these proteins:
- a CDS encoding DEAD/DEAH box helicase family protein, with the protein MKEASARIKINKLLEAAGWRFFGNEQGPANIRLEPSVALTEQAFDEIGENFEKSSKGFVDFLMLNEKGFPLIVLEAKAENKDPLVGKEQARRYARSLDCRFVILSNGDIHYFWDLERGNPSIITAFPTPSSVIGFQRVTPDPQKLVKEVVDDDYVALTQRPGYAAEAGWKNESERPTFIETNDLRFLRPYQKKAVHAVQQSVSKNNDRFLLEMATGTGKTLVSAAIIKLFVRTGNASRILFLVDRLELEIQAEKQFNKILRNDYKTVIYKENRDDWRSAEIVVTTVQSLLFNNKYQRLFSPTDFDLVISDEAHRSIGGNARAVFDYFVGYKLGLTATPRDYLKKVEHQEARAKDPREYERRLMLDTYRTFGCNDGQPTYRYSLLDGVKEGFLINPIVVDARSDITTQLLSDEGYVSEIQDEEGNSSEESFTQREFEKRFFSEATNQLFCKTFLENALRDPISGEIGKSIVFAVSQSHAAKLAQILNLIADRMFPGKYQSDFAVQVTSQVDGAQQHTINFTNNNLLGSANLLPSYKTSKARVCVTVGMMTTGYDCPDILNLGLFRPIFSPTDFIQIKGRGTRKHDFREQLFDQELKESIKESRKSAFKLFDFFANCQYFEEEFDYDEVLKLPKLKAPGGEGGGGGIGEPSLHTYTGGDILSTIKEEPVGLEGMKIDRMFFQQFEEIIRENDFIAASVEAGQWDRVIDYVNKEFFQNPEQHYSLEKLRKAASVDRRVTLREILEKIFGLIPRFKSMDELLEEEFSKFVSDYKPKESEAIPALKTYFKAYATSDHVRHIIDTGHLTDLATNPVFSTRDYRAVPEKYRTIIPDYIKDYVPLNQFAG; encoded by the coding sequence ATGAAAGAAGCCTCCGCTCGCATTAAGATCAACAAGCTGCTCGAAGCAGCCGGTTGGCGCTTTTTCGGGAACGAGCAGGGCCCTGCAAATATCCGCCTCGAGCCGAGCGTTGCCCTCACAGAGCAGGCCTTTGATGAGATAGGCGAAAACTTCGAGAAGTCCTCCAAGGGCTTCGTTGATTTCCTCATGCTGAACGAGAAGGGTTTCCCCCTCATCGTTCTGGAGGCGAAGGCCGAGAACAAGGATCCCTTAGTCGGCAAGGAACAGGCCCGCCGCTACGCTCGGTCACTCGACTGCCGCTTCGTCATCCTTTCCAACGGGGACATTCATTACTTCTGGGATCTGGAGCGGGGAAACCCCTCCATCATCACGGCATTTCCAACTCCCTCCTCGGTCATCGGCTTCCAGAGAGTCACGCCAGATCCACAGAAACTCGTCAAAGAAGTGGTTGATGACGATTACGTCGCACTGACTCAACGCCCAGGTTACGCCGCTGAGGCGGGATGGAAGAATGAATCCGAGCGCCCTACCTTCATCGAGACCAACGACCTCCGCTTCTTACGCCCGTATCAGAAGAAAGCCGTCCACGCCGTTCAGCAGTCGGTCTCCAAGAATAACGACCGCTTCCTGCTTGAGATGGCGACCGGCACCGGCAAGACCCTGGTTTCCGCCGCCATCATCAAGCTCTTCGTTCGGACAGGGAATGCGAGCCGGATCCTCTTCCTTGTGGATCGCCTCGAGCTTGAGATACAGGCAGAAAAGCAATTTAACAAGATTCTCAGGAACGACTACAAAACCGTCATCTATAAGGAGAACCGCGACGACTGGCGTAGTGCTGAGATTGTTGTCACCACCGTCCAGTCGCTTCTCTTCAACAACAAGTACCAGCGCCTCTTCTCCCCGACCGACTTCGATCTCGTCATCTCGGATGAGGCTCACCGTTCCATCGGGGGGAATGCCCGGGCCGTGTTCGACTACTTTGTCGGCTACAAACTCGGATTGACGGCCACCCCCCGTGATTACCTTAAGAAGGTTGAGCATCAGGAGGCCCGCGCCAAAGATCCGAGGGAGTACGAGCGCCGCCTCATGCTCGACACCTACCGCACCTTTGGGTGCAACGATGGCCAACCCACCTACCGCTATTCACTGCTCGACGGCGTTAAGGAGGGCTTTCTGATCAATCCTATCGTCGTCGATGCCCGGAGTGATATCACGACACAACTGCTCTCCGATGAGGGCTATGTCTCCGAGATCCAGGACGAGGAGGGAAACTCCTCCGAAGAGAGCTTCACCCAGCGCGAATTCGAGAAGCGCTTCTTCTCCGAGGCGACCAACCAGCTCTTCTGCAAGACCTTCCTAGAGAATGCCCTCCGCGACCCCATCAGCGGTGAGATAGGCAAGTCGATCGTCTTCGCTGTCAGCCAGAGCCACGCGGCCAAGCTTGCGCAGATTCTCAACCTCATCGCCGACCGGATGTTCCCGGGCAAATACCAGTCCGACTTCGCCGTTCAGGTCACCTCACAGGTCGATGGAGCCCAGCAGCACACCATCAACTTCACGAACAACAACCTCCTTGGTTCTGCCAATTTGCTCCCCTCCTACAAAACCAGCAAGGCCCGCGTCTGCGTCACAGTCGGCATGATGACCACCGGATACGACTGCCCTGATATCCTAAACCTCGGCCTCTTCCGTCCCATCTTCTCACCCACCGACTTCATTCAGATCAAGGGACGCGGCACTCGGAAACACGACTTCCGCGAGCAACTCTTCGACCAGGAACTTAAGGAAAGCATCAAGGAGTCGAGAAAGAGCGCCTTCAAACTCTTCGACTTCTTTGCGAACTGCCAATACTTCGAGGAAGAGTTCGACTACGACGAGGTCTTGAAGCTCCCCAAGCTGAAAGCTCCGGGCGGCGAGGGTGGCGGTGGAGGCATCGGAGAGCCCTCCTTACACACCTACACCGGAGGGGACATCCTCTCCACCATCAAGGAGGAACCTGTCGGCCTCGAGGGCATGAAGATCGATCGGATGTTCTTCCAGCAGTTTGAGGAGATCATCAGGGAGAACGACTTCATCGCCGCCAGTGTCGAGGCCGGCCAATGGGATCGCGTCATCGACTATGTGAACAAGGAATTCTTCCAGAATCCTGAGCAGCACTACTCGCTGGAGAAGCTCCGCAAGGCCGCCTCTGTCGACCGCCGCGTCACACTCCGCGAAATCCTCGAGAAGATCTTCGGTCTCATCCCACGCTTCAAATCCATGGACGAGCTACTCGAGGAGGAGTTTTCCAAGTTCGTCTCCGACTACAAGCCTAAGGAGAGCGAGGCGATCCCCGCGCTGAAGACCTACTTCAAGGCCTACGCTACCAGCGACCATGTCCGACACATCATCGATACGGGCCACCTCACGGATCTGGCGACCAACCCCGTCTTCTCCACCCGCGACTACAGGGCGGTTCCTGAGAAATACCGCACCATCATTCCCGACTACATCAAGGATTATGTCCCTCTGAATCAGTTCGCCGGATAG
- a CDS encoding CDGSH iron-sulfur domain-containing protein, giving the protein MSEPVIAQKSPIPVTVEAGKTYYWCSCGKSATQPFCDGSHKGSGFSPTPYTAEKDGPVYFCGCKHSSNGPLCDGSHKSL; this is encoded by the coding sequence ATGTCCGAACCCGTTATCGCTCAAAAATCCCCTATCCCCGTGACTGTCGAGGCAGGCAAGACCTACTACTGGTGCTCCTGTGGCAAAAGCGCCACGCAGCCCTTCTGCGACGGCTCCCACAAGGGAAGTGGCTTCTCTCCCACACCCTACACTGCAGAGAAAGATGGCCCCGTTTACTTCTGCGGCTGCAAGCACAGCAGCAACGGCCCCCTCTGCGACGGCTCTCACAAGAGCCTCTAA
- a CDS encoding NAD(P)H-dependent oxidoreductase, protein MSHTIPESQLLDALNWRYATKSFDASKKISESTWKTLEESLVLSPSSFGLQPYRFFVVKDPAVRAQLKPHSWNQTQVVDASHYVVMAGRTAMTEVEVDRFLDRVVELRGIPRESLEGYRGMMYGSLLSPGAEARIPHWAALQAYIALGNLMTSAALLGVDTCAIEGFAPAEYDSILGLKEQGYASVVCCALGYRSAEDKYASATKVRFPAADLIKTI, encoded by the coding sequence ATGAGCCACACCATTCCCGAATCCCAACTCCTCGACGCTCTCAACTGGCGCTACGCCACCAAGTCCTTTGACGCCTCGAAGAAGATCTCCGAGTCCACCTGGAAAACTCTGGAAGAGTCCTTGGTTCTTTCACCCTCCTCCTTCGGCCTCCAGCCCTACCGCTTTTTCGTGGTGAAGGATCCCGCCGTGCGCGCCCAGCTCAAGCCCCATTCCTGGAACCAGACCCAGGTGGTCGATGCCTCCCATTATGTCGTCATGGCCGGACGCACCGCGATGACGGAAGTCGAAGTCGACCGTTTCCTGGACCGCGTCGTCGAGTTACGCGGCATCCCGCGCGAATCGCTCGAGGGATACCGCGGCATGATGTACGGAAGCCTGCTCTCGCCGGGAGCCGAGGCCCGCATCCCCCATTGGGCAGCGCTCCAGGCCTATATCGCCTTAGGCAATCTCATGACTTCGGCAGCCCTGCTCGGCGTGGACACCTGCGCGATCGAGGGATTCGCCCCGGCGGAATATGATTCCATCCTTGGCCTCAAGGAACAGGGATATGCCTCCGTCGTCTGCTGTGCGCTCGGTTACCGTAGCGCAGAGGACAAATACGCCTCTGCAACCAAGGTGCGTTTCCCGGCGGCAGATCTTATCAAGACAATCTGA
- a CDS encoding KilA-N domain-containing protein, with amino-acid sequence MTKSTKAILQVQGSSINVLSKENGDYISLTDMVRNFDGGSALIEQWLKNKDTVLFLGVWEQINNPGFNSLEFEGIRNEAGRNSFYLSAKKWIDLTQATGLIASAGRYGGTYAHKDIAFEFGSWLSPEFKLYLIKEFQRLKDEENDRLKLGWNLQRTLAKINYRIHTDAIRDILIPPTLSKKHTVLKYASEADLLNVALFGKTAKEWRDANPKAEGNIRDQASIEHLVVLTNLESLNSVLIRQGLSQSDRLQRLNEIAISQMTTLLASNTVKRLK; translated from the coding sequence ATGACCAAATCGACAAAAGCCATTCTTCAAGTCCAAGGCTCTAGCATCAACGTTCTCTCAAAGGAGAACGGAGACTATATTTCCCTGACTGACATGGTTCGTAACTTCGACGGGGGAAGCGCCCTGATCGAACAATGGCTCAAAAACAAGGACACAGTCCTCTTTCTGGGAGTCTGGGAGCAGATCAACAACCCCGGTTTTAATTCCCTCGAATTCGAGGGAATTAGAAACGAGGCGGGCAGGAACAGTTTTTACCTCTCTGCCAAGAAATGGATCGATCTGACCCAAGCCACCGGCCTGATCGCCAGCGCCGGTAGATACGGCGGCACCTACGCCCACAAGGACATCGCCTTCGAGTTCGGCTCCTGGCTCAGCCCCGAGTTCAAACTCTACCTCATCAAGGAGTTCCAGCGCCTCAAGGACGAGGAGAATGACCGCCTTAAGCTTGGATGGAACCTCCAGCGGACTCTGGCCAAGATCAACTACCGCATCCATACCGATGCGATCCGGGACATCCTCATCCCTCCTACCCTTTCCAAGAAGCACACCGTCCTGAAATACGCTTCCGAGGCCGATCTCCTGAACGTTGCCCTCTTCGGAAAGACGGCCAAGGAATGGCGCGATGCCAACCCCAAGGCCGAGGGAAACATCCGGGATCAGGCTTCCATTGAGCATCTCGTCGTTCTGACCAATCTCGAAAGCCTGAACTCTGTCCTGATCCGTCAGGGCCTCTCCCAGTCCGACCGCCTCCAGAGGCTCAACGAGATCGCGATCTCCCAGATGACCACCCTTCTGGCCTCCAACACCGTCAAACGCCTGAAGTAG
- a CDS encoding sulfurtransferase produces MSVLNIAAYKFAELTELPDLRARLKAECHSLELKGSILLSPEGINLFIAGESAAVESLLETLRSIPGLETLEVKRSESDAQPFNRMLVKLKEEIIAFGVEGINPARHTAPKISAKKLKQWLDEGREFTLLDTRNTYEVKLGTFAGAVTLPIRHFRKFPEAVKQLPEEMKEVPVVSFCTGGIRCEKAAPLLEREGFREVYQLEGGILKYFEECGGAHWQGECFVFDKRVGVDPALQETNSQLCFACTEPLTEEELKDPRYVCEVSCPYCFDEKS; encoded by the coding sequence ATGTCAGTCCTCAACATTGCCGCCTACAAGTTTGCGGAGCTGACCGAGCTTCCAGATCTGCGCGCGCGGTTAAAAGCCGAATGCCACTCGTTGGAACTCAAAGGGAGCATCCTGCTCAGCCCCGAGGGGATCAATCTCTTCATCGCTGGGGAATCGGCCGCCGTGGAGTCATTACTTGAGACACTCCGCTCAATTCCTGGTCTCGAGACGCTTGAGGTCAAGCGCAGCGAGAGCGACGCGCAACCCTTCAATCGGATGCTCGTGAAGTTGAAGGAAGAAATCATCGCCTTCGGTGTCGAGGGGATCAATCCAGCCCGTCACACCGCACCGAAGATTTCTGCCAAAAAACTCAAGCAATGGCTGGATGAGGGACGGGAGTTCACCCTGCTCGATACCCGCAACACCTACGAAGTGAAGCTCGGCACCTTCGCCGGAGCCGTCACGCTCCCGATCCGCCACTTCCGGAAATTTCCCGAGGCAGTGAAGCAGCTCCCCGAGGAGATGAAAGAGGTTCCCGTTGTCAGCTTCTGCACCGGAGGGATTCGCTGCGAGAAGGCCGCACCACTCCTGGAGCGTGAAGGCTTCCGAGAGGTCTACCAGCTTGAGGGAGGCATCCTGAAGTACTTCGAGGAATGCGGTGGAGCCCACTGGCAGGGCGAGTGTTTCGTCTTCGACAAGCGCGTGGGTGTCGATCCCGCACTACAGGAAACCAATAGTCAGCTCTGCTTCGCCTGCACCGAGCCTCTCACCGAGGAAGAGCTCAAGGATCCTCGGTATGTTTGTGAGGTGAGCTGCCCCTACTGCTTCGATGAAAAGAGCTAG